The Helianthus annuus cultivar XRQ/B chromosome 16, HanXRQr2.0-SUNRISE, whole genome shotgun sequence genome includes a window with the following:
- the LOC110916410 gene encoding uncharacterized protein LOC110916410, which produces MSYDSSSSSSDSVLDDMIIAITQETINYLREKAQSSTSRTRQPALERDRLGDHERLMEDYVCENPLYDDVQFRRRFRMSRRLFLKISNDLASEFPFFTQRESANHKVGFSGVQKCTPAIRQLAYDTASDAWNEYLRMSSRMCRDSLENFCECVIFCTGGDI; this is translated from the exons ATGTCATATGATTCGTCGAGCTCTTCATCCGACAGTGTTCTTGACGATATGATTATCGCAATTACGCAGGAGACGATTAATTATTTACGAGAAAAAGCCCAATCATCTACATCGCGTACCAGACAACCGGCTCTTGAACGTGATCGGCTAGGTGACCATGAACGTTTAATGGAAGATTATGTTTGTGAAAATCCGTTGTACGATGATGTCCAGTTTAGGCGTAGGTTTCGTATGAGCCGTCGTCTTTTCCTAAAAATTTCTAATGATCTTGCGAGCGAATTCCCTTTTTTCACACAAAGAGAAAGTGCTAATCACAAAGTTGGTTTCTCTGGAGTACAAAAGTGTACTCCAGCAATTAGGCAACTAGCGTACGACACAGCGAGTGATGCGTGGAATGAATATTTAAGGATGTCGTCAAGAATGTGTCGTGATTCTCTTGAAAATTTCtgtgaat GTGTTATCTTCTGTACGGGAGGCGATATTTGA
- the LOC110916409 gene encoding 5'-nucleotidase SurE has protein sequence MDATNNVACADRPTIMITNDDGIHSPGLQALVRTLASTDRYRLWICAPDSDNSSVSHSVTVRRAVSAMPTEISGATAYAISGTPSDCISLGTSKALFPSVPDLVLSGINKGSNCGLHIVYSGTVAGARQAFIHGIPSVAISYEWIEGTSNINDFTLAAEACLPMISAIFVEIKNKTYPKECFLNVNLPTDILNHKGFMLTKQGNSIMEAGWKQVSSGSQTMTMQPSSVSINPDAKAVSQEPLLFKLELKGGQVENGGTDFGPLLEGYITVTPLGALTNADTDSHKFFNQWLPGVASSAV, from the exons ATGGACGCCACTAACAATGTCGCCTGTGCTGACCGGCCGACGATCATGATCACAAACGATGACGGAATTCATTCTCCCGGACTCCAAGCCCTAGTTCGAACCCTAGCTTCTACCGATCGCTATCGTCTTTGGATCTGTGCGCCTGATTC GGATAATTCATCGGTAAGTCATTCTGTTACGGTGCGCCGTGCTGTTTCTGCAATGCCAACTGAAATAAGTGGAGCCACAGCATATGCTATTTCTG GAACTCCATCTGACTGCATATCATTGGGAACCTCAAAGGCACTATTTCCTTCAGTGCCTGATTTG GTATTAAGTGGCATAAATAAGGGCAGCAACTGTGGTCTTCACAT TGTCTACTCAGGGACGGTGGCTGGTGCTCGACAGGCCTTCATTCATGGCATACCATCGGTTGCAATATCATATGAGTG GATTGAGGGTACAAGCAATATCAATGACTTCACATTGGCTGCTGAGGCTTGCTTACCCATGATTAGTGCCATTTTTGTTGAGATCAAGAATAAAACCTATCCTAAGGAATGTTTTCTCAATGTGAATTTACCCACAGATATATTGAACCATAAG GGTTTTATGCTGACTAAACAAGGAAACAGTATTATGGAAGCGGGTTGGAAGCAAGTTTCTTCTGGTTCCCAAACAATGACCATGCAGCCAAGTTCCGTGTCAATAAACCCTGATGCTAAAGCCGTTTCACAAGAACCCCTTTTGTTCAAGTTGGAG CTCAAGGGAGGCCAGGTGGAAAATGGTGGAACCGACTTCGGTCCCCTTCTGGAAGGATAT ATAACTGTCACTCCCCTTGGAGCCTTAACTAATGCGGATACTGACAGCCATAAATTTTTCAATCAGTGGTTACCAGGAGTGGCTTCTTCAGCAGTCTGA
- the LOC118488239 gene encoding uncharacterized protein LOC118488239, translating to MSTTSSELSTLTQQQELDSKLGTTSRIPRLTDANDFPEWKWRFEQHLKVKDYKLWRSILRGPREIMMESPTEPDVKVKKPREQYTEDDLLIVEEDDRAFSYLTMGLGPNIAMGFRTCKSAKELWDSLVEVYEGNEDMKESRRNLLQQNFNNFNHIYGETVDNQIQRFVKLVTQMQMEEIHTSNASTNRQLLNALPKSWDHHVAMIKKTKDLLQPRLATATQLFYHKEDFKCFATIPVSQSGSSNQIVSSASPASVQNAGKASAAASASAHSTNNEMMAFFASQSKEKLDIAASVINCLNAFLAGKLDPPKWSQDDLSQIHPDDVEEMDITWQMAMAAFRAQKFVKKTGKNRWGNAWNGASKVPFNLRCYNCHEEGHYARNCPKPPMNRDQNPTIPAQPATPNRERALVSTASIADAAASGSPQPQGLAQALVVQPNVNFDWSSEIERLNISAPDNQAATSNIAFMTSNEHDPEPQEETAADDFAFMTQILSAPVKGLTKEEMIAQK from the exons aTGTCAACCACCAGCAGTGAATTGTCTACCCTAACTCAGCAACAAGAACTTGATTCAAAGCTTGGGACCACATCACGCATTCCTAGGCTAACTGATGCCAACgactttcccgagtggaagtggcgctttgaacagcatcTTAAGGTTAAAGATTACAAGCTATGGCGCAGCATCTTGAGGGGACCTAGGGAAATTATGATGGAAAGTCCTACAGAACCTGATGTTAAAGTTAAGAAGCCTCGAGAACAATACACTGAAGATGATTTGcttattgttgaagaagatgatcgagctTTCTCTTACTTGACCATGGGTTTGGGTCCTAATATTGCCATGGGCTTTCGCACATGCAAATCTGCCAAGGAACTGTGGGACTCTCTGGTAGAAGTGTATGAAGGTAACGAAGATATGAAAGAAAGTCGAAGGAACTTGCTGCaacaaaatttcaacaatttcaaccatatttatggtgaaacagTAGATAATCAGATCCAAAGGTTTGTCAAGCTGGTGACTCAAATGCagatggaagaaattcatacaTCAAACGCCTCCACCAACAGACAACTTCTCAACGCTTTGCccaagagttgggatcatcatgttgctaTGATCAAGAAGACTAAAGATCTT CTTCAACCACGTCTAGCGACAGCAACACAGCTCTTCTATCACAAGGAGGATTTCAAATGTTTCGCAACAATTCCTGTCTCTCAATCTGGATCCTCAAATCAAATCGTCTCTTCAGCTTCTCCAGCTTCAGTTCAAAATGCTGGAAAGGCTTCTGCTGCTGCCTCTGCTTCTGCTCACTCTACGAACAATGAGATGATGGCATTTTTCGCAAGTCAGTCAAAGGAAAAGCTAGACATAGCAGCTTCTGTaatcaactgtttgaatgctttTCTTGCAGggaagcttgatccaccaaagtggAGTCAAGATGATTTGTCACAGATTCAtccagatgatgttgaagaaatggatatCACCTGGCAAATGGCAATGGCGGCATTCAGAGCTCAAAAGTTTGTGAAGAAAACGGGTAAAAACAGGTGGGGCAACGCTTGGAATGGAGCTTCTAAAGTGCCCTTCAATCTTCGATGTTAcaactgtcatgaggaaggaCACTATGCTAGGAACTGCCCGAAGCCACCCATGAACAGAGATCAGAATCCTACTATTCCTGCACAACCAGCTACTCCTAATCGAGAAAGGGCTCTTGTGTCTACTGCAAGTATAGCAGATGCAGCTGCCTCTGGAAGTCCACAGCCGCAGGGATTAGCACAAGCGCTGGTGGTGCAGCCAAATGTCAACTTTGACTGGTCCTCTGAGATTGAGCGTCTGAACATATCAGCTCCAGATAATCAAGCTGCAACTTCTAACATTGCTTTCATGACCTCAAACGAGCATGACCCTGAGCCACAGGAAGAGACTGCTGCTGACGATTTCGCTTTCATGACTCAAATCCTGTCAGCACCTGTcaaaggtctcaccaaagaagag atgatagctcAGAAGTAA